A segment of the Lujinxingia litoralis genome:
GGCTCACGGCCAAAGCCTTCGGCGGCAACTTCATCTTTGGTCGCACGCTGATGGAGACCGACCACTCCCGCGCGGCCGCCGCCCTGATGGAGCCGCACCTGCGCGGCAATCTCTTTATGGGCCTGCCCATCGTGGGGTTTGCCCCCACGGTTTTCATGACCAACGCCGGCCCGATCAACGTCAGCCAGCCGGCCCGCGGGGTCCTGCGCGGCCACCTCGACGCCATGCTTCAGAGCGACGCGCTGCGCCATCCCGACCTCGACGCCACCGGCGCCCGTGTGGCGCACGCCCTCCACGACTGGGTCCAGGGCCCGCGCCCCCTCACCCTCTGGGCGCTGCGTGGCGCGGCCACCCGGGTGCTGGCCATTCTCCTGGCCGACGTCGATCTCCCCCAGGACCAGGCCCGAACGATCACCGCGGCCTACCTGCGCCGCTTCGCCGAACTCTCGGCCTTCTACTACTACGCCCCCTGGATGCTCAGCCTGCTGGGCACCCACGAGGCCATGCGCCACGAGGTCTTTCTCCCCTTAAAGCGCCACGGCATCAACGCCCTGGTCGTCGACATGATGCTCTTCGCCGGCATGTTCAGCGTGGGCACCATCGTGATGAAATGCGTCGACTTCGCCCGCGACTACGACATCGACTACCCGGCCCTCTCCCCTACCGAGCGCCAGGCCTTCGTGGTCGAGTCGCTGCGCCTCTTCCCCACCGTCTCCTCGGTGCACCGGGTGGTCGAGAACCCCGAGCCCTTTGAGCTGCGCGGCCGCACCATCACCGCGCGCCCCGGCATGGAGATCGCCTACCCCTTTGTCTGCATTCACCAAAACGCCGACCTCTTCCCCCAGCCCGAGCGCCTGCGCCTGGACCGCCCCGGCGACCAGGTGGCCAACATCCTGAGCTGGTCCCGCGGCCCCCATCAATGCCCGCTGCGCGACCTCTCGGTGGTGGTGACCACCCTGATGCTCGACGCTCTGGCCGAATCCCACGGCGATCTGCGCCAGCTCCACATCGCCAACATCGAGGTCTGATGCGCTCCCTGATCACCGCCCTCAACGATCGCTGGACCGCCGACTGGCGAGGCCCGCACTCCCATACCACGCTCCTGCCCACCACCGGGCACGACACCCGCTCGTTACGCCTGGAGCTGGCCGCGCGCGCGGCCGCCCTTGAGGCGGCCCTGGCCGAGCATCCCACCCTGCACGCGGCCCGCATCGTCGTCGTGCCCCCCGATCTCGGTCACGGCCCGCGCCTGCTCATCAACAGCGTGGCCGACGGTGAGCTCGGCACCCATACCCGGCGCCTGGCCACCCTGCTCTGGCCGCACCTGGTCGACCTCCTGGCCAGCGCCCCCGCCTCCCCGGACGAGCTGGCCCACGACCTGAGGCGCCATCGCAGCCCCGACGCCACCCTCTTTTTAGCCTCCCCCGGCCTCTCCCTGACCCAGATCCGCCAGGAGGCTCGCCTCCACCAGGTGCTCCGCGAGTGGGTCGCACAGGAACGCGCCCGGGGCACCCTGGCGGCCCTCTCGCTGGAAGAGGCCCGCCAGGCCGCCCGACATCACGTGCTGACCCTCAACGACCCGAGCTGTGCCCGGGCGCCGACCCCGCCAGGGGCCGGCGCCTGGCGCAAACGCGCCGACCTCCTGCTCACCTACCTCTTCTTCCCCATCCTGGGCGTCCTGGCCAAAGACGTCTGGCTGGCCGCTCGCCAGACCACCCCGGGCCTGCGCCGGGGGCTGGCCACCCTGCTCACCGCCCTGTGGGCGCTCTACGCCCTGCCCTTCACCGCGCTGGCCATGCTCGCGCTGCGCATCGCTGAGCACCTGGAGCCCGACCCCATCCCCACCCCGGCCTCCGAGGCCAAGCTCCACCACCTGGAGGTCTTCGAAGAGGGGCGCACTAAAAACGAGCTGACCATCTGGTTCCCCGTCAAACCCACCTGGTACGGCCGCCTGCTCATGCGGGTGATCCTCTTTGGTTCGGAGCGCGGCACCCGCCACCTCTGGACCCGGGGCACTCTGGCCGGCGCCCAGAACATCCACTTCGCTCGCCTGCTCACCCTGGATGGCGGCCGACGCATGGTCTTTATGAGCGACTACCAGGGGAGCTTCGACGCCTACATCAACCACTTCATCGGCGTGGGCGGACACACCCGCGCGGTGATCCCGATCTCCTCGCGG
Coding sequences within it:
- a CDS encoding cytochrome P450, which codes for MRLRPLFYALAHPLVYAMVPLKTLAFTTRFTFLRGLLLEFTAFMDVLLVGLLVQNHALRLTAKAFGGNFIFGRTLMETDHSRAAAALMEPHLRGNLFMGLPIVGFAPTVFMTNAGPINVSQPARGVLRGHLDAMLQSDALRHPDLDATGARVAHALHDWVQGPRPLTLWALRGAATRVLAILLADVDLPQDQARTITAAYLRRFAELSAFYYYAPWMLSLLGTHEAMRHEVFLPLKRHGINALVVDMMLFAGMFSVGTIVMKCVDFARDYDIDYPALSPTERQAFVVESLRLFPTVSSVHRVVENPEPFELRGRTITARPGMEIAYPFVCIHQNADLFPQPERLRLDRPGDQVANILSWSRGPHQCPLRDLSVVVTTLMLDALAESHGDLRQLHIANIEV